The Cottoperca gobio chromosome 22, fCotGob3.1, whole genome shotgun sequence genome contains a region encoding:
- the nol10 gene encoding nucleolar protein 10, translated as MQISSVNDVKIYNLSHGKSLPEWLSDRKKRQLQKKDVDIQRRIELIQDFEMPTVCTSIKVSRDGQFILATGTYKPRIRCYDTYQLSLKFERCLDSDIVAFDILSDDYSKLVFLHCDRYVELHSQHGQYYKTRIPKFGRDFSYHYPSCDLFFVGTSSQVFRLNLEQGRFLNSLQTDAVENNVCDINPVHHLFATGTSEGRVECWDPRVRNRVGKLDCALSSLAEGAEVQSLPSISALKFNGSLTMAVGTSTGQVLLYDLRSNQPLLVKDHFYNLPIKSLNFHDQLDLVISADSKIIKVWNKDTGKAFSSIQPQTNINDVCIYPNSGMLFTANEDPKMNTFYIPALGPAPRWCSFLDNLTEELEESPESTVYDDYKFVTRKDLDNLGLSHLVGSSLLRAYMHGYFMDIRLYHKVKSMANPFAYEEYRKDKIRQKIEESRTQRVQVKKLPKVNKELALKLMEEGDDEAELASRKKKGKTLPSVLGDDRFKVMFENPEYQVDERSEEFRLLNPIVSKVGQKRKKKLRLLAQQAAASQQADEEDEEPEGRASSEEESSDDDKSWVEEVREQRRLLWEEGRDRRRQERKEADRNTVLLETEQNGGEETSNIAESKKTSRPQYYQIKAGEEFRSFNDMARKQRLQKASLEDRLKLEEHSGTGTMTDTAVGSKQLTFSLKKSDQQRKQQQAEQEHHEERRKLRRSAGHLSSGRGRGWGGGRGGGGGRGGRGGRGRGGEGRR; from the exons ATGCAGATATCTAGTGTGAATGACGTGAAGATTTACAATTTAAGCCATGGGAAATCTCTTCCAGAG TGGCTGTCAGATCGGAAAAAGAGGCAGTTACAAAAGAAAGATGTTG ATATCCAGCGCAGGATTGAGCTCATCCAGGACTTTGAGATGCCCACAGTGTGCACCTCTATCAAAGTGTCCAGGGATGGGCAGTTCATCCTGGCAACAG gCACTTACAAACCCAGGATTCGCTGCTATGACACCTACCAGTTGTCCCTGAAGTTTGAGCGCTGTCTGGATTCAGATA TTGTGGCTTTTGACATCCTCTCTGATGACTACTCTAAG TTGGTGTTTCTGCACTGTGACCGCTACGTAGAGTTGCACTCCCAGCATGGACAATACTACAAGACACGTATTCCAAAGTTTGGACGGGACTTTTCTTACCACTACCCCTCCTGTGACCTCTTTTTTGTGGGGACAAG ttccCAGGTGTTTAGACTGAATCTGGAACAAGGGCGCTTCCTCAACTCCCTTCAGACCGATGCTGT ggaaaacaatgtgtgtgacATCAACCCCGTCCATCATTTGTTTGCCACAGGAACCTCTGAG GGAAGGGTTGAATGCTGGGACCCCCGTGTCCGGAACAGAGTGGGCAAGCTGGACTGTGCCCTGAGCAGCCTCGCTGAGGGAGCAGA AGTTCAAAGTTTGCCCTCAATAAGTGCTCTGAAGTTTAACGGCTCGCTCACCATGGCAGTAGGAACGAGCACAGGACAG GTGCTGCTCTATGACCTGCGCTCCAACCAGCCACTCCTGGTTAAAGACCACTTCTATAACCTTCCAATCAAGTCACTCAACTTCCACGATCAACTGGACCTGGTTATATCTGCCGACTCCAAGATTATAAAAGTCTGGAACAAAGACACT GGCAAGGCCTTCTCCTCCATACAGCCTCAGACCAACATCAATGATGTTTGCATCTACCCTAATTCAG GTATGCTCTTCACTGCCAATGAGGATCCCAAGATGAACACATTCTACATCCCG gccctGGGCCCTGCACCTCGGTGGTGCTCCTTCCTTGACAACTTGacagaggagctggaggagagtcCGGAGAGCACAGTGTACGATGACTACAAGTTTGTAACACGGAAGGATCTGGACAATCTGG gtTTGTCTCACCTGGTGGGATCATCTCTCCTGAGAGCCTACATGCACGGCTATTTCATGGACATCAGGCTTTATCACAAG GTCAAAAGCATGGCAAATCCTTTTGCATACGAGGAGTATCGCAAGGATAAGATCCGCCAGAAGATCGAGGAGTCCAGGACACAGAGAGTGCAGGTTAAG AAACTGCCCAAGGTGAACAAGGAGCTGGCTCTCAAGCTGATGGAGGAGGGTGATGACGAGGCAGAGCTGGCTTCTAGGAAAAAGAAGGGCAAG ACTCTCCCCAGCGTCCTGGGGGACGACCGCTTCAAGGTGATGTTCGAAAACCCAGAATACCAGGTGGACGAGCGGAGCGAAGAGTTCCGTCTCCTCAACCCCATCGTCTCCAAGGTCggacaaaagaggaagaagaagctgcGTCTGCTGGCTCAGCAGGCTGCCGCTTCCCAACAG GCGGATGAAGAGGACGAGGAGCCCGAGGGGCGAGCCAGCTCCGAGGAGGAGAGCTCGGACGACGACAAGAGCTgggtggaggaggtgagggagcAGCGGAGGTTGCTGTGGGAGGAGGGCCGAGATCGCCGCaggcaggagaggaaggaagcagACCGCAACACTGTCCTGCTGGAGACGGAGCAGAACGGAGGCGAGGAAACCTCAAACATTGCCGAGAGCAAGAAGACAAGCCGGCCTCAATATTATCAGATCAAAGCCGGGGAGGAGTTCAGAAGTTTTAACGACATGGCCCGCAAGCAGAGACTACAGAA GGCTTCATTGGAGGACCGTCTGAAATTAGAGGAGCACTCTGGAACCGGCACCATGACCGACACTGCAGTGGGCAGCAAGCAGCTTACCTTCAGTCTCAAAAAG TCGGATCaacagaggaagcagcagcaggcagagcaGGAACACCACGAGGAGCGGAGGAAGCTGAGGCGCTCGGCCGGACACCTGAGCAGCGGCCGTGGCAGAGGCTGGGGAGGCggcaggggaggaggaggagggagaggagggagaggagggagagggagagggggggaggggaggagg
- the odc1 gene encoding ornithine decarboxylase, protein METTTPTEFDFSFLEEGFSARDIVEQKINESSTTDDRDAFYVCDLGDVMKKHLRWARALPHVTPFYAVKCNDSRAVVMTLASLGAGFDCASKTEIQMVQSLGVDPSRIIYANPCKQVSQIKYASAHGVRMMTFDSEVELMKVARCHDNAKLVLRIATDDSKAVCRLSVKFGATLKNCRSLLEQAKELGLDVIGVSFHVGSGCTDPQTYAQAIADARCVFDMGDELGFNMDLLDIGGGFPGSDDTELKFEEITAVISPALDKYFPADTGIRVISEPGRFYVASAYTLVVNIIAKKVIMDEEPASDEEDEGTNDRTLMYYVNDGVYGSFNCILYDHAHCLPTLHKKPKPDEVIYPCSIWGPTCDGLDRIVEQCYLPDLQVGDWLIFDNMGAYTVAAASTFNGFQRPDIHYVMSRTAWQTVQQICSQGMPTPAEESCLFEVPACCGRESSLEMPTKPCQAHVV, encoded by the exons ATGGAAACTACCACTCCCACTGAGTTTGACTTCTCTTTCCTGGAAGAGGGTTTCTCTGCCCGGGATATTGTGGAGCAGAAGATCAATGAGTCATCCACAACG GATGACAGGGATGCCTTCTACGTCTGTGACTTGGGAGATGTAATGAAGAAGCACCTGCGCTGGGCAAGGGCCCTGCCTCATGTCACTCCTTTCTATGCTGTCAAATGCAACGACAGTCGGGCTGTAGTTATGACACTGGCATCCCTGGGAGCTGGCTTTGACTGTGCAAGCAAG ACGGAGATTCAGATGGTTCAGTCTCTGGGAGTGGATCCGAGCAGAATCATCTATGCCAACCCCTGCAAGCAAGTGTCTCAGATCAAGTATGCATCCGCCCATGGGGTCCGGATGATGACATTTGATAGCGAGGTGGAACTTATGAAAGTGGCCCGCTGTCATGACAATGCCAA GCTGGTGCTGCGTATTGCTACAGATGACTCTAAGGCAGTGTGTCGCCTGAGTGTGAAGTTTGGTGCAACACTCAAAAATTGTCGAAGTCTTCTGGAGCAAGCTAAAGAACTGGGGCTGGATGTGATTGGCGTCAGCTTCCATGTTGGCAGTGGCTGCACTGATCCCCAGACCTACGCCCAGGCTATCGCTGATGCCCGCTGCGTCTTTGATATGGGG GATGAGCTGGGCTTCAACATGGACCTGTTGGACATCGGAGGTGGTTTCCCTGGTTCAGACGATACTGAACTCAAATTTGAAGag ATCACTGCAGTAATCAGCCCAGCCCTGGACAAGTATTTCCCTGCTGACACTGGCATTAGGGTAATTTCTGAGCCAGGGCGCTTTTATGTGGCCTCTGCTTACACACTGGTCGTCAACATCATTGCCAAGAAGGTCATCATGGACGAGGAGCCAGCCTCTGATG AGGAAGACGAGGGGACCAATGATAGGACTCTGATGTACTATGTCAACGATGGAGTGTATGGATCCTTCAACTGTATACTTTATGACCATGCTCACTGTTTGCCAACACTGCATAAG AAGCCAAAGCCAGACGAGGTCATATACCCCTGCAGTATCTGGGGCCCAACATGTGATGGCCTGGATCGCATTGTTGAGCAGTGTTACCTACCTGACCTGCAAGTGGGCGACTGGCTGATCTTTGATAACATGGGTGCCTACACTGTGGCTGCTGCCTCCACCTTCAATGGCTTCCAAAGACCCGACATTCACTACGTCATGTCCCGCACTGCCTG GCAAACTGTGCAGCAGATCTGTTCCCAGGGCATGCCGACTCCTGCGGAGGAGTCTTGCCTGTTTGAAGTGCCGGCCTGCTGTGGTCGTGAGAGCAGCTTGGAGATGCCCACTAAGCCCTGCCAGGCCCATGTGGTTTAA